CGATAGCTTTGTTGCGGCCTTCGTCGCCCGAAACCTTCGACTCCACTGCTGCCGCCATCTCCCGGGCTCCTCTGGGACGCCGCTTCGGGTTCTGGTTCACCTGTGAAGAAAGGCCTTTGGGTCCGCATGTGTGACGGCTTAGGTATTACGACGTTCGAACCGGGGAGGTAAACGGCCCGGACCGGAAGCGGTTCAAACAGCTTAAATCGAATTCAGGTCATAGTCGATGTCCGGTCAAATCTTGTGTTATTGGATCATTTGTTGGACCCATAATTAtatattatgttaaaaaaaataaaatatacataGATAATACTATAAAAATAAAGTTCAAAATAATAATAGTGTATAATagaattttcttctctttcattatcgtaaaaaaaaaaggataatgaaTAGGTAATTCaagatattttatcttttttggaTTCAAATGCTCTAATTTGTAAACCTTATTTTTCTGGTCCAAGTTTTATAACtaaaacttaaatattttaactaTATTTAACATAAAttgtaatataaaattatattatttgagACAATTTGAGTATTTCCTCTGCATACATCCCACACATAATAAGTTGGCGGATAACTGGCTGTACTTACATCATTGCCAACGGAACCTCAtgacactacactaattcaccaaccACAACTAGACCCGAGTCATCTACCAAGTTGGATAATAGGATGTCAGCTTTAGGGAAGGTTGAGGCAGCATGTTTGGGCGCGTGGGCACTGTGCTTTGCCATTGGCCTCGGGTCTCCCGATTGCTCCTCAGTTGAGAGATGGGCATCTGGAGCTAAAGGTGGCTGGTCGACTAGGGTGGCATCGTGAGGTGTAGGGATGAGCATAGATTGGATCACGGACAATGACCATAGTGAGAGAGTTGTCTACTGAGCTAGCTGGGGTATGAGGGGTGCAATAGTCCGCTGAGCTAGCCATTGCATATGGTGGGTGAGGTTAAGGAATGTCTCGATGGACATGACTAGCTACCCCATGCCAGCTCGGAGGTGAGAGCTCGGGGTCATTGAACAAATGCCAATTACACTCTGGAGTCTGAGTTGAGACACTTCCATCCATACGTAGGAGAGTGGAGAGTTGCCCTCCGAGGCCGAAGGTGGAGATGGTGGCAGGTGCCTCCTCACCAGGTTGTTCACTGGAGTTATTCGATGGTGGATGCTCTTGTGACATCGTTGTCGAGTTGTCAACACGGCTCGATTCGATCCGAGTGTGTAAGGTCGTCAACGTGGCTTCCTGGTTGGCGAGAGCCGGCATTAGGTCAGGTCAGGATGTCATCTATCGAGCTGATCCGAGGTAGAGCTGGGGGTTGCTTTTCCTTCATCGCTGGGCTCCTACACACAGTCCGAAGTCGAGAGGGGGAAtctcgactcgacccctccaaAGCTTAAGTTACTATGGTGATGATGAGATAGAATTAAGTGTCCGAGATCCGACCCCCTGACGTTGGCCAACTAGTTGACTTTTATACACGTAGCTGAGAGCTGACCGTACACAGTCTGTTAATGGTCGCTAACGCCCTAGGCAGCTGGCCCGTACACTCCGCATAGTGCTGATTGACTTGCATGGCTCTATGTCGTGTGGTGTCAATTCATGCTTTCCCAAGCAGCTCCATTCTATGTGGCATCGTCTCGTACGGCCTCGAGCGACGTAGGCATAGTCGATTATCTTGTATGGGTCTATGTTGATGATGTGAGTGCAGATGATTATCTCGTATGGATCAAGGTATCACGTTGATGAATGCACACCATGTCAGCTCCGGAGTGCCACATCGATTTTGATGAGACGATCGACTGCGATTGTAGGAGAGATGCCAGAATAAGCCCATCAACACTTTTGAATAATGATATACACAATTTTATCATCTAAGACAGGACAATAAATGGACTCTTATGAGGTCAATTGCTTAGACATGCACATCAGAAAGTAATTAAGCTCAACTTGTCCTTGAAAAGAAGGCTTAAATGCGGAGCAATTAGGGTGAGAAGAAACACGAGATGACATGTCACCGCATTGCGTGAGCACCATCATCATCGACACGATCAATCGAGAGAACGTTGGACACTTGCGCAGGGGGATGGCTTGCTTACTCCTTAAGcaggtcccccccccccccccctcactcGACATTCCTTGGCTCGAGGAATGAGATGGTGGGGGGCTACCAAAGTAGAGAAGACGACTTGTAGATCAGATTCTATTCCATGGATTCCTAGTGCACCATGACCTATTCTCTATCGTCATCTCAATCAGCTTTCCCACTCTTCCCACTATTCCATGGATCAACCGAACCCACAATAAATATGGTTGATGATGATAAAAAGATTGATAAAGGAATGGATGAATCTGATCATATGCATTTGTCCTCGGAACCACATTCTTTTTCAAGCCAAAACAACATTGTGGTATACTACAGGAGCTAAGAGTTCCATCGACGGCGAAGTCTCCTCTCTCGGAGAGAACCTCTATGAtaggagcgagagagagagagagagaaactgtCAGTGGTGGGGGTGAAAAAGAGAGCTTTCACCCTCCGATGGTGTCGCACTGTGGGAAGTTCAGCTTCTCGAGCTCTACAGAGAGGAAGATCGAGGAACAAATGGAAAGAGAAATCGAGTTATGCTTTCTTTTCCTCTCTATTGTCTTTTTACCGTgtttctctctctcctcttcgccGAGAGAGACTCCATGACGTCATCTATCGATCTAAAGGGATTAACCGTTGTTTGCGGATGCACCATGATTGTTACGAGCTTGACTTTGCGGATGCACCATGATTGTTTCGGCCGATATGATATGATCGGAAAGTTGGATGATGTATCGATGTTGGGATGAACATGAATACAATATAATAAGAATGTTTCTTCATCGATTTAAGAGATAATAATCCATTCTAACTTTTCTACCCAAACTCACTCATACATCATCCGACAGAGCCATGAAAACCATTACAAGTGCCTCGAAAAAGCAGCAGTATGTATGGAATTATCTTTACCAAAACTTCTTAATCCTCAATTTATGCTATTATACAGTTTTTTTTTCATTGACAAATCATAATCGAAAAATTAGTGATCTTAATTTGACCAAACAGTTCTGCAGCATGTAATATAGGGAAAAAAAAACATTCAAATGTAATTAAGAACACAGAAATATAATGAGAGCCAATTGTTGATTTCTTAGTCTGTGTTCATAAATAGACTCTAAAGCTAGAATTTTAAATAGGAGAACAGAAATCATTTTTGTctctaaaaataaaatagaaaaaaaaaaagtcataaagaaatcaagaaaaagaagagtTGTTTTTGACAATCTTCTTCCTCTGTTTCCATGCCAAGCCTACAAATTTACATGCCGAAACAATTTGATTGTCGAGAAGAACCCAGAGCTGAGGACCTCAACTGGCTAGGCCAGTGTGAGCTCGCCATGTCCGCCGCCGTTGCTGCGGCATGCGCCGTCCCCCGTGCCATGGTCGAGCAGCGACTGCCGGCAGGTCGGGCAGGAGGAGTGGGAAGCCAGCCACTTGTCGATGCACCTGACATGGAACCCGTGGTGGCACCGCGGGAGCACCCGGACCTTCTCGCCGTCGGCGAACTCGGTGAGGCAGATGGGGCAGTCGGTGGCGGGGATGTCGGCCCCGGAGCCGTACACCGCCACGGGGATGCGGCGGAGCGCCCGCTTCTCGAGCCCCGTCGCCGCCAGCCTGGTGGCCGCCTCCTCGGGGGTCTCGAACGCCAGCCGCCGCCCGCACCGCAGCGCGCACCGCACGATGGAGTTCAGCCCCAGCGCGAAGATGAGGGCGCAGAGCAGCGCCGCCAGGATGATGACCATGTTGGTGTCGAAATCCGCATTGCCGCTGCCCGTGTGCGGCCTGGTCCCGTTGGCCGCCGCGTGCGTATCGGAGAACGCGCCCAGCAGCCTGCGCGCGGACGCCGTCATGCGACCCTTCTCTGTGGCGAACAGCGAGAAGTAACGGAAGCCAATTATGCCAGGCGAAAGAGGAATCCCTCTCTTTCTTTAGGTTCTCACTGGTCTCTCGGCGAATACTCTTTTGGGCAGTGATGGTGCGAGGAATCTGAGGAGGATGGAGACATGGGAGAAGGCATCCCTTTTAGCTTTAGCAACAAGGAATAAGGAGGGAAGAAGGGATGATAACCATCACACACTGAGCGCAGGGAAGTAGACTGGGTTGCAGGCATGGGAAGACAAAAGGAGCGACATGAAAACATCTACGGAACACCATGGCACTGAATCCAGCAGTTCTCAAAGCTTTGAATCTGACACTAGTAGCATGAGCATGATGCATGCTTTGGTCACCGATTGGGTCCCGGTGGCCGATACTGGGTGAGAGATATTTTGCTGTGTGGCTTTGGGCATTGCTTATCTTGAAGGGATTGAGACGTCAGCCGTGTCCGCTTGCTGCAtctgcatgagagagagagagagagagagagagagagagagatcatgtgCCTGCCCCAGGATGATGATGTGGTCCTAAGATGCTTGTGTCCTCCCTGACACGAAGGGAGCACGTAGCTCCACCTCAGTTCATCTCTCAGTCATCTATTATTGTCCATGATGTGTTAGGCCAAAATTAGATAACTAATGCAATCTGTTTAGATCTTGGTAATATCATATTTagtttcatattaaaattcatccaCTTTGGAAGGGTAAAAGTGTTAGATAATTCTTCGTTATTCCAATGATGAATAGTATGGATCTTATCGGATAATATTGACCGAGGGATCCGAAAACATCAAAGTCATATCAGTTTTACTTTAGAGGATGAATGTAttttatcattcttaaatttcAACTAAAAAATCATAAGTTTTAGGATGAATTTTGAAGTCATATTATACTAGAAGGTAGCTTCTTGGATTGCTTGCAAACAATTGAATCCAAGAAAGATTTTATTTGTACGGGCAATGATTAGATTCTCGAGTTTGATCTCTGGGAAAGATTCATGAAATCATTCACTTTACAACCAAAACCAAAAGTTTCGAGTTTGGTCGAAGGTGCTCTTCGTACGTTGAAGGAGTCAGCTGATGAATTAATGAATTAGATAATGAACTCTCGTGTTGACTTTCCAAAATCCTCTCCTTGTGGGAGAGACGGGTCTTCAAGGTATTAATGGAGCTACAGTTATATGATGTTTTCTCTCTAAAGACCAATTATGTCTCTCTTGGTTATCAACATCCATAAAATTCAAATGGATCTATGATAAGAAAAGGATAACTAATTTCTTTTAATGTGGGAAACACAAATTTGATGATTGatattatcatataatattataataatatgcaTTTCCTGTCACTATGGAGTAGTCCAAGTCTTACCCTTACCCATGTAGATGATGTCGATATAGTGATAAAATTGTCTTCATATTCTACGAGTAATGAATATTCTTTCTTTATCTCAAATATGTGATAACTAAGAATACATGACACACATAATAAGTATATCTTGTTTTTGCACTATCACTTTTCATTTAGAAAACACATAAAaggatatattaaaaaaaaacacaTGAATAATAATTAAAGAATACATGTTTTCACCATAATTCAAAAATTatttggttatatatatatacatatatatatatatatatatatatatatatatatatatctcatgtgAGTTCACAGGGCTTAAAGACAAATTAGTCATATTGCATGTGCCTTTTATATTATTCTTATTGTgtgcaaataaaaataaattaaatattaaacagaaaaaaaaaactagtggATTATGTTgtcttaataatttttctttttcccCTATAAAAATAATTGGAAAAAAAGCGACCTTTTGAAGGGCTTCCTTCTCTTCGTTATAGTTCTTCCACGCGGCCGAGGGGGTTTCCGCCCAAGCCCCGGAAACCGATCCCCTTGGAAACCTCGAAACGGCTCCCGATACCTAAACCCCATCCTAACTCCGCCCTCTtccgcgccccccccccccccccccgcccaatTTCTCCCCCACGGATCTCTCCTTTCCGCCCGTTTCTTGCGATCTTTTGTCGCCCCTTCGTTCCCCCACTGAATCCCGATCGAGTCAGGGGAGCCCTTCCTCTTGATTGCATCGATCGCTCGATCCTACCGTGATTCTTTCGCCGTGGATTGGGAAGTCCGGGAGCCTTTTGTTCCCGGGGGTCGACTTCTTTCTGGAATGGGCGATCTGCAGTCGTGGCCGCCGCTGGCCAACGGCGATGCGTCGGAGGGTCACCATTCACCTCGCTCGCGGTGGCACGAGCCTAATCCGCATCCCTCCGCGATCAAGGACGAGAATTGGCAACGGGCCGAGGAGGCCACTCGAGAGGTTTTGCGGTGCATTCGCCTCACGGTGGTTTCCGAACAGAGGCGGAAGGCGGTTGTGGATTACGTGCAGCAGCTGCTCAGAACGCGCATCAAAACTGAGGTGCGTCTTCTATACTTGTTTACCTTTTGTCCTGTTTCCATATGTTGAACTTATTGGTCAGTTTTCTTCTTAAAGTTAGTGATTTTCTTAT
Above is a genomic segment from Musa acuminata AAA Group cultivar baxijiao chromosome BXJ3-4, Cavendish_Baxijiao_AAA, whole genome shotgun sequence containing:
- the LOC135637216 gene encoding RING-H2 finger protein ATL74-like — translated: MTASARRLLGAFSDTHAAANGTRPHTGSGNADFDTNMVIILAALLCALIFALGLNSIVRCALRCGRRLAFETPEEAATRLAATGLEKRALRRIPVAVYGSGADIPATDCPICLTEFADGEKVRVLPRCHHGFHVRCIDKWLASHSSCPTCRQSLLDHGTGDGACRSNGGGHGELTLA